A portion of the Cystobacter ferrugineus genome contains these proteins:
- a CDS encoding MarR family winged helix-turn-helix transcriptional regulator has product MTSQRRPYFDEHTEPVATRIAAGLHKIGLAMKQQAWQQANEEGLSATQGQILAALVEHGPLTGTELSKRLGVTLPTISDSVQVLVQKNLVTKSPDPRHPRASLLTPTKKGAEQGARARSWPEFMAGAVTDLSPEEQRAFFTGVMKMIRSLQEQGLVPLSGMCVTCTHFRPNVRAGATPHHCAFVDAPLAEDQLRLDCPEQESAEDTARQRIWEQFMRPR; this is encoded by the coding sequence ACTTCGACGAGCACACCGAGCCGGTCGCCACGCGCATCGCAGCCGGTCTGCACAAGATCGGGCTCGCGATGAAGCAGCAAGCCTGGCAGCAGGCCAACGAAGAAGGGCTCTCCGCGACGCAAGGGCAGATCCTCGCGGCGCTGGTTGAGCACGGCCCGCTCACTGGCACGGAGTTGAGCAAGCGCCTCGGCGTGACGCTCCCGACCATCAGCGACTCCGTCCAGGTCCTCGTCCAAAAGAATCTCGTGACGAAGTCGCCTGACCCTCGTCATCCGCGCGCGAGCCTGCTGACGCCCACGAAGAAGGGGGCAGAGCAAGGAGCCCGCGCGCGTTCATGGCCGGAGTTCATGGCAGGTGCCGTCACCGACCTGTCCCCCGAGGAGCAACGAGCGTTCTTCACCGGCGTGATGAAGATGATCCGCTCGCTGCAGGAACAGGGGCTCGTCCCGCTCAGTGGCATGTGCGTCACCTGTACGCACTTCCGCCCGAACGTGCGTGCGGGAGCGACGCCACACCACTGTGCCTTCGTCGATGCGCCTCTCGCGGAAGACCAACTTCGCCTCGATTGCCCCGAACAAGAGAGCGCGGAGGACACGGCGCGCCAGCGAATCTGGGAACAGTTCATGCGGCCGCGCTGA